From the Hymenobacter yonginensis genome, one window contains:
- a CDS encoding fibronectin type III domain-containing protein, which translates to MKILLLPALVISALSSAHAQPGHAPAASSLSTIQAARLAGPGATVTVRGIVSNGSELGQLRFVQDKHAGLAAFSLNNPNFSALQPGDSVLLTGTLKNYSGLLEMDPVTSVQKLAGGRRIPMLETTAAAATTLFTETNEGRLIRIKGLSSLTAPDGTPAEALKGNTNYLLDGQKATPIRVNIASTGETGLVGKTIPAGSYDLLGVLSQFTNTGTGGYQLLPRLSTDFVVGGGLPMIVAEPIPTAISRSGFTVQFATRNPATATVEYGKTSELGQKVQLNTPGLSHAITLTDLEPGTVYYVRVSATNAVGTSAAPAVPMITDTKKRAIR; encoded by the coding sequence ATGAAAATTCTGCTACTCCCTGCTCTGGTAATCAGCGCCTTGTCGTCGGCGCACGCCCAGCCCGGCCACGCGCCGGCGGCCTCCTCGCTCAGCACCATCCAGGCGGCTCGTCTGGCTGGGCCCGGCGCTACCGTTACCGTGCGCGGCATTGTCAGCAACGGCTCCGAACTGGGGCAGCTGCGCTTTGTGCAGGACAAGCACGCCGGCCTGGCGGCTTTCTCGCTCAACAACCCCAACTTTTCCGCTCTGCAGCCCGGCGACAGTGTGCTGCTGACGGGCACGCTCAAAAACTACAGCGGCCTGCTGGAAATGGACCCCGTGACGAGCGTGCAGAAGCTGGCCGGTGGCCGCCGCATCCCCATGCTGGAAACCACGGCTGCCGCAGCTACCACCCTGTTCACTGAAACCAACGAAGGCCGCCTGATCCGCATCAAAGGCCTGAGCAGCCTCACGGCCCCCGACGGCACCCCGGCCGAGGCCCTCAAAGGCAACACCAACTACCTGCTCGACGGGCAGAAGGCCACCCCAATCCGCGTCAACATTGCCTCTACCGGCGAAACCGGGCTGGTGGGCAAAACCATCCCGGCCGGCAGCTACGATCTGCTGGGCGTGCTCAGCCAGTTCACCAACACCGGTACCGGCGGCTACCAGCTGCTGCCCCGCCTCAGCACCGACTTTGTAGTGGGCGGCGGCCTGCCAATGATTGTGGCCGAGCCCATTCCCACGGCCATCAGCCGCTCGGGCTTCACGGTGCAGTTTGCCACCCGCAACCCCGCCACCGCCACCGTGGAGTATGGCAAAACCAGCGAGTTGGGCCAGAAAGTGCAGCTCAACACGCCCGGCCTCTCGCACGCCATCACCCTCACCGACCTGGAGCCCGGCACCGTGTACTACGTGCGGGTTTCGGCCACCAACGCCGTGGGCACCTCGGCGGCCCCGGCCGTGCCCATGATTACGGATACCAAGAAGCGCGCCATCCGGTAG
- a CDS encoding phospholipase D-like domain-containing protein, producing MKKFTLLALLCGMAAFRPAQAQTAITIAAARAQAPAFNTSGATVTVRGIVTNGPELGAIRYIQDGTAGIGVYSTTLTTGVVPGDSIIVTGTLKDFRGLLELDPVSSLTVLAGNRPLPAPVQFPAGGFTAAYAEQYEGRLVQLTGATSINTSTGAAVTSFSSTTFRINNNAATVLYVNAASTGPYGLIGKPSPTGTFDAVGIMSQFTTTAPTPTAAGYQLLPRLYEDFRQGNTPNVVNTPFPTNITTSGFTVNFLTQNAGNTKLEYATSATGPFTAVTSAASTTSHSLAITGLQPATVYFVKASSTNATGLSESRVVPMITASLSSGKMRAYFTNPVNNTLALPGNNALFLPSGTVADTLARYIGRATTTLDIAIYNWNSPTILAAVNAAQARGVRVRVIYEDDNANVSVPGLNAGVNRTGRTQTGTGTIQGIMHNKFVIIDAEDPNPNVPWVWTGSTNWTGAQLSTDRNNVIVVQDQALARVYKMEFEEMWGGSGAATGAVKFGSRKTDNTPHYLNIGGKLVESWFSPTDNVNGRLIDAIRTADFDLHIATMLNTQTDIGRAIRDQVLLRNMAACTEVLNNDTSSTNSGAVLRTIRQAIGARGMVKNTSGIMHHKYAIIDAGASQSDPQVFVGSHNWSLSANTENDENTLIVHEPRIVNQYYQEFAARIAEQNRGVQVCNLVLSNRNATVQQSSVQVYPNPTRGQFAVRLQAGKARTATITLRDATGRVVLNQTSTLSGQDVAVDASQLPAGLYMVQIVTPEATQMSRVVVE from the coding sequence ATGAAGAAATTTACTCTGCTGGCCTTGCTTTGCGGCATGGCTGCTTTCCGGCCTGCCCAGGCCCAGACGGCCATTACGATTGCCGCAGCCCGGGCCCAGGCGCCGGCCTTCAACACGTCGGGTGCCACCGTCACGGTGCGCGGCATCGTCACGAACGGGCCCGAGCTGGGGGCCATCCGCTACATTCAGGACGGCACGGCCGGCATCGGGGTGTACTCCACCACGCTCACCACGGGCGTTGTGCCCGGCGACTCTATCATCGTGACGGGCACGCTCAAGGATTTCCGCGGTTTGCTGGAGCTGGACCCGGTGTCGTCGTTGACGGTGCTGGCCGGCAACCGGCCGCTGCCGGCGCCGGTGCAGTTTCCAGCCGGGGGCTTCACGGCCGCCTACGCTGAGCAATATGAAGGCCGCCTGGTGCAGCTCACCGGCGCCACGTCCATCAACACGTCCACTGGCGCGGCTGTCACGTCGTTCAGCAGCACCACGTTCCGCATCAACAACAACGCCGCTACGGTGCTGTATGTGAATGCGGCCTCCACCGGCCCGTACGGCCTCATCGGCAAACCCTCGCCTACCGGCACGTTTGATGCTGTGGGCATCATGAGCCAGTTCACGACCACGGCCCCGACGCCAACGGCCGCCGGCTATCAACTGCTGCCGCGCCTCTACGAGGACTTCCGCCAGGGCAACACGCCCAACGTGGTGAACACGCCCTTCCCGACCAACATCACCACCTCGGGCTTCACGGTGAACTTCCTCACCCAAAACGCCGGCAACACCAAGCTGGAGTACGCCACCAGCGCTACCGGCCCGTTCACGGCCGTGACCAGCGCCGCCAGCACCACCAGCCACAGCCTGGCCATCACGGGCCTGCAGCCTGCCACGGTGTACTTCGTGAAAGCCAGCTCCACCAACGCCACCGGCCTGTCGGAGTCGCGCGTGGTGCCCATGATTACGGCCTCGCTTTCCAGCGGCAAGATGCGCGCCTACTTCACCAACCCGGTGAACAACACGCTGGCCCTGCCCGGCAACAACGCCCTGTTCCTGCCCAGCGGCACCGTGGCCGACACGCTGGCCCGCTACATCGGCCGCGCCACTACCACGCTCGATATTGCCATCTACAACTGGAACAGCCCCACCATTCTGGCGGCCGTGAATGCCGCCCAGGCCCGCGGCGTGCGGGTGCGCGTGATTTATGAGGACGACAACGCCAACGTGAGCGTACCGGGCCTGAACGCCGGCGTAAACCGCACCGGCCGCACCCAGACCGGCACCGGCACCATCCAGGGCATCATGCACAACAAGTTTGTGATTATCGATGCCGAGGACCCCAACCCCAACGTACCGTGGGTGTGGACCGGCTCTACCAACTGGACCGGCGCGCAGCTGTCCACGGACCGCAACAACGTGATTGTGGTGCAGGACCAGGCCCTGGCCCGCGTGTACAAGATGGAGTTCGAGGAAATGTGGGGCGGCAGCGGCGCTGCCACGGGCGCCGTGAAATTCGGCTCGCGCAAAACCGACAACACCCCGCACTACCTCAACATCGGCGGCAAGCTGGTGGAGTCGTGGTTCTCGCCCACCGACAACGTGAACGGCCGCCTCATCGACGCCATCCGCACGGCCGACTTCGACCTGCACATTGCCACCATGCTCAACACCCAGACCGACATCGGGCGCGCCATCCGCGACCAGGTGCTGCTGCGTAACATGGCGGCCTGCACCGAGGTGCTCAACAACGACACCAGCTCCACCAACTCGGGTGCCGTGCTGCGCACCATCCGGCAGGCCATCGGGGCCCGCGGCATGGTGAAAAACACCAGCGGCATCATGCACCACAAGTATGCCATCATCGACGCCGGCGCCTCACAGTCGGACCCGCAGGTGTTTGTGGGCTCGCACAACTGGAGCCTCTCGGCCAACACCGAGAATGACGAAAACACGCTCATCGTGCACGAGCCGCGCATCGTGAACCAGTACTACCAGGAGTTCGCGGCCCGCATTGCCGAGCAGAACCGCGGCGTGCAGGTCTGCAACTTGGTGCTGAGCAACCGGAACGCCACCGTGCAGCAAAGCAGCGTGCAGGTGTACCCCAACCCGACGCGCGGCCAGTTTGCCGTGCGCCTGCAGGCTGGCAAGGCCCGCACCGCCACCATCACCCTGCGCGACGCCACCGGCCGCGTGGTGCTCAACCAAACCAGCACCCTCTCCGGCCAGGACGTGGCCGTGGACGCCTCGCAGCTGCCCGCCGGCCTATACATGGTGCAAATCGTGACGCCCGAAGCCACGCAGATGAGCCGCGTGGTGGTTGAGTAG
- the rlmF gene encoding 23S rRNA (adenine(1618)-N(6))-methyltransferase RlmF, with translation MHPRNPHADRYDFPQLIAASPALAPFVTASPHGDQTIDFANPAAVKALNQALLKQFYGVQLWDIPAGYLCPPIPGRADYLHHAADLLATLHGGTVPRGKQVHVLDIGIGANCVYPIIGTHDYGWRFVGSDIDLVALKSVKMLVAANPGLSGRVEVRQQTHANYIFDGIVKPREEFDLTVCNPPFHASEEEALAANQRKTRNLGQPRTAEPVLNFGGRNTELWYTGGEEAFVRNLVEQSVPLGPRVLWFSTLISKKETLPSIYHFLKKAGALEVKTIDMTHGQKATRVVAWTFQTPEQQQAWATRRWK, from the coding sequence TTGCATCCCCGCAACCCCCACGCCGACCGCTACGATTTTCCGCAGCTGATTGCCGCCAGCCCGGCGCTGGCGCCGTTCGTAACGGCTAGCCCCCACGGCGACCAAACCATTGATTTCGCCAATCCGGCCGCGGTGAAGGCCCTCAACCAAGCCCTGCTGAAGCAGTTCTACGGCGTTCAGCTCTGGGATATTCCGGCCGGCTACCTATGCCCGCCCATCCCGGGCCGCGCCGACTACCTGCACCACGCCGCCGACCTGCTGGCAACCCTGCACGGCGGCACCGTGCCCCGCGGCAAGCAGGTGCACGTGCTCGACATCGGTATCGGGGCCAACTGCGTGTATCCCATCATCGGCACCCACGACTACGGCTGGCGCTTCGTCGGCTCCGATATTGACTTGGTGGCGCTGAAATCGGTGAAGATGCTGGTAGCGGCCAACCCCGGCTTATCGGGCCGGGTGGAAGTGCGCCAGCAAACCCACGCCAACTACATCTTCGACGGCATAGTGAAGCCCCGCGAGGAGTTCGACCTGACGGTGTGCAACCCGCCATTCCACGCTTCGGAGGAAGAGGCCCTGGCTGCCAACCAGCGCAAAACCCGCAACCTGGGCCAGCCCCGCACCGCCGAGCCGGTCCTCAACTTCGGCGGCCGCAACACCGAGCTCTGGTACACGGGCGGCGAAGAAGCCTTCGTGCGCAACCTGGTGGAGCAGAGCGTGCCGCTGGGGCCGCGGGTGCTGTGGTTCAGCACGCTCATTTCCAAGAAGGAAACCCTGCCCAGCATCTACCACTTCCTCAAGAAGGCGGGGGCGCTGGAGGTGAAAACCATCGACATGACCCACGGCCAGAAAGCCACCCGCGTGGTCGCCTGGACCTTTCAGACGCCCGAGCAGCAGCAGGCCTGGGCCACGCGCCGCTGGAAATGA
- a CDS encoding Pr6Pr family membrane protein → MQDSRRIFWPAIAGALLALTGLLAQIYVTFSSRQLPPLQTVVRFFSFFTILTNTLVAGYFLVRSLRPKSVAGRWAARAEVGTALTVYILVVGVVYQAVLRGLVPLAGWGILADNILHGLVPLYMLDFWLLRIAGQPVRWRTLPYWLLYPAAYLAYTLLRGPSAGFYPYPFVDVAALGYGPVLCNCLLVLVVMLAISVLLATFSNWRHRRSLA, encoded by the coding sequence ATGCAAGATTCCCGTCGAATTTTCTGGCCGGCAATAGCCGGGGCGCTGCTGGCGCTAACGGGGCTGCTGGCGCAGATCTACGTCACGTTCAGTAGCCGGCAGCTGCCGCCGCTGCAAACCGTCGTGCGCTTCTTCAGCTTCTTCACCATCCTGACCAACACGCTCGTAGCCGGCTATTTTCTGGTGCGCAGCCTGCGGCCGAAGTCGGTGGCCGGGCGCTGGGCGGCCCGGGCGGAGGTGGGTACGGCCCTCACGGTGTACATTCTGGTGGTGGGCGTGGTGTACCAGGCAGTGCTGCGCGGGCTGGTGCCACTGGCCGGCTGGGGCATCCTCGCCGACAACATCCTCCACGGCCTCGTACCTTTGTACATGCTGGACTTCTGGCTGCTGCGCATTGCCGGGCAGCCGGTGCGCTGGCGCACGTTGCCGTACTGGCTGCTTTATCCGGCCGCGTACTTGGCCTACACGCTGCTGCGCGGGCCTTCTGCCGGCTTCTACCCGTATCCGTTCGTGGATGTGGCGGCGCTGGGCTACGGGCCGGTGCTGTGCAACTGCCTGCTGGTGCTGGTGGTCATGCTGGCTATTTCGGTGCTGCTGGCCACGTTTTCCAACTGGCGGCACCGCCGCTCCTTGGCCTGA